One window of Robiginitalea biformata HTCC2501 genomic DNA carries:
- a CDS encoding 5' nucleotidase, NT5C type: MVVFVDMDEVLADTYGAHIERFNKRFGATLSREQCMGGEVWQQIPEHRETLWQHYFEPGFFRDLRPLPDSREVLEEIVSRHQVYIASAAMQFPDSLKEKHEWLDEHFPFIHWRNRILCGDKHILRGDVLIDDRSHNLEKFQGRSILFTSPHNIHTTGFERADNWQEVRAKLL; this comes from the coding sequence ATGGTTGTTTTTGTAGACATGGATGAGGTGCTGGCCGATACCTACGGGGCGCACATCGAACGATTCAACAAGCGGTTTGGCGCCACCTTAAGCAGGGAACAGTGCATGGGGGGCGAAGTCTGGCAGCAAATTCCCGAACACCGGGAAACCCTGTGGCAACATTACTTCGAACCCGGTTTTTTTCGTGACCTCCGACCGCTTCCCGACAGCCGGGAGGTGCTGGAAGAAATCGTGTCCAGGCACCAGGTCTATATTGCCTCAGCCGCTATGCAGTTCCCGGATTCCCTGAAAGAGAAACACGAATGGCTCGACGAACATTTCCCTTTTATCCACTGGCGCAACCGGATCCTTTGCGGGGACAAGCACATCCTGCGCGGGGACGTACTCATCGACGACCGAAGCCACAACCTGGAGAAGTTCCAGGGGCGGAGTATCTTGTTTACTTCCCCGCACAACATCCACACTACCGGGTTTGAGCGGGCGGATAATTGGCAGGAGGTCCGGGCTAAACTGCTATAG